The Mycobacterium paragordonae genome includes a region encoding these proteins:
- a CDS encoding RecB family exonuclease — translation MTDQPETRPRPALSPSRAADFKQCPLLYRFRAIDRLPEAPSTAQLRGSVVHAALEQLYGLPAPERGPDAAYALLDGAWDRVVAAEPGLAEDVPPDLRTELLSEARALLSGYYRLEDPTRFDPQCCEQRVEVELADGTLLRGYIDRIDVAVTGELRVVDYKTGKAPPAARAGFDSRAEFKAMFQMKFYAVALLRSRDVLPARLRLIYLADGQMLDYAPDHDELLRFEKTLKAIWRAIETAGQTGDFRPSPSRMCDWCPHQAHCPAFGGTPPPYPGWPQYARQPIPRPTEPAA, via the coding sequence ATGACGGACCAGCCGGAGACGCGCCCCAGGCCGGCGCTGTCACCATCGCGGGCCGCCGACTTCAAGCAGTGCCCGCTGCTGTACCGGTTCCGGGCCATCGACCGGTTGCCGGAGGCGCCCTCCACGGCACAGTTGCGCGGCTCGGTGGTGCATGCCGCCCTCGAGCAGCTGTACGGGCTGCCCGCGCCTGAGCGCGGCCCGGACGCCGCCTATGCGCTGCTGGACGGCGCGTGGGACCGGGTCGTGGCCGCCGAGCCGGGTCTGGCCGAGGACGTGCCTCCCGACCTGCGCACCGAGTTGCTGAGCGAAGCACGTGCCCTGCTGTCGGGGTACTACCGGTTGGAAGACCCGACGCGGTTCGACCCGCAATGTTGTGAGCAGCGGGTGGAGGTGGAACTCGCCGACGGGACGCTGCTGCGTGGCTACATCGACCGGATCGACGTCGCGGTCACCGGCGAACTGCGCGTGGTGGACTACAAAACCGGCAAGGCGCCGCCGGCCGCGCGGGCTGGGTTCGATTCCAGGGCTGAGTTCAAGGCGATGTTCCAGATGAAGTTCTACGCGGTGGCGCTACTGCGTTCCCGCGACGTGCTTCCCGCCCGGCTGCGACTCATTTATCTGGCCGACGGCCAGATGCTCGACTATGCGCCGGACCATGACGAGCTGCTGCGGTTCGAGAAGACGCTGAAGGCGATCTGGCGCGCGATTGAAACCGCCGGCCAGACCGGTGATTTCCGCCCCAGCCCGTCGCGGATGTGCGACTGGTGCCCGCACCAGGCGCACTGCCCCGCTTTCGGCGGGACTCCCCCGCCCTACCCGGGCTGGCCTCAGTACGCGCGCCAGCCCATTCCGCGGCCGACCGAGCCGGCGGCCTGA
- a CDS encoding CsbD family protein has translation MSEPNPANQARKGLVDSVKGKAKEVVGAITNNDSLTAEGQLEQTQAKERKEANTVAAVADAEAEQARIQEADAKTKAAQERIEANVQTASAKNTIAAQEAEQKRAADQAARQSAATQQTQAEVDAQRAAQHAKAEEREEIRDAAEDVVDAAAEHRSDVQVAANDQSEAERLRRHAENVSDNV, from the coding sequence ATGAGTGAACCAAATCCGGCCAATCAAGCACGAAAGGGCTTGGTGGACTCGGTAAAAGGCAAGGCGAAAGAAGTGGTCGGCGCGATCACGAACAACGATTCGCTGACCGCCGAGGGTCAACTCGAGCAGACCCAGGCAAAGGAACGCAAGGAAGCCAACACCGTTGCGGCGGTCGCCGACGCCGAGGCCGAACAGGCTCGCATTCAGGAGGCCGACGCGAAAACCAAGGCCGCACAGGAGCGCATCGAAGCGAATGTGCAGACCGCATCGGCCAAGAACACCATCGCGGCGCAAGAGGCCGAACAGAAGCGGGCCGCCGATCAGGCTGCCCGGCAGTCTGCCGCCACCCAGCAGACGCAGGCGGAAGTGGATGCCCAGCGCGCAGCCCAGCACGCGAAAGCCGAAGAGCGCGAAGAGATCCGGGACGCAGCCGAAGACGTCGTCGACGCGGCCGCCGAGCATCGCAGCGACGTGCAGGTGGCGGCCAACGACCAGTCCGAGGCGGAACGCCTCAGGCGCCATGCCGAGAACGTCTCAGACAACGTCTAG
- a CDS encoding phosphoribosyl-ATP diphosphatase, with product MKQSLVVKTFEELFAQLGERARTRPAGSNTVAALDAGVHTLGKKILEEAGEVWLAAEHEPDDALAEEISQLLYWTQVLMISRGLCLDDVYRKL from the coding sequence CTGAAACAATCGCTGGTCGTGAAGACCTTCGAGGAGCTGTTCGCCCAGCTCGGTGAACGTGCCCGCACCCGACCGGCCGGCAGTAATACCGTCGCCGCGTTGGACGCGGGTGTGCACACGCTGGGCAAGAAGATCCTGGAAGAGGCCGGCGAGGTCTGGTTGGCCGCCGAGCACGAACCCGACGACGCACTGGCCGAGGAGATCAGCCAGCTGCTGTATTGGACGCAGGTGCTCATGATCTCGCGCGGGCTGTGTCTCGACGACGTCTACCGGAAGCTGTGA
- a CDS encoding cytochrome c oxidase assembly protein: protein MRADPAPMTVSSFVHTWHADPLAAVAIVLVLSAFAWCCRRARDRERPVERARLWCMAIGTMLWLLSTMSAIGSYAQILFWVRALQVVTLLYVVPLFLALSRPVTVVQDALGPEGRRRVDRLLNAPLTRILAHPATTSLAMLGTPWLLYLTPWYTAGLEHEWIAAVTRIALVCIGFGYFYARLQADPVPRRYPQLLSLLITVGEAIGDGILGLVIWQGPLIAPTYYAALHRTWGPDLRLDQTIGAGVLWVLGDVVGVPFVLLLMRALSRDEKSHAMLVDAELDKSEAPAGDSAPASGLWWENDPELSRRFRREK from the coding sequence ATGCGCGCTGATCCGGCGCCGATGACGGTGTCGAGCTTCGTGCACACCTGGCATGCCGACCCGCTGGCCGCGGTAGCAATCGTGTTGGTGCTCAGCGCATTCGCGTGGTGCTGCCGACGCGCCCGCGACCGTGAACGACCGGTGGAACGGGCGCGGCTGTGGTGTATGGCCATCGGCACGATGCTCTGGCTGTTGAGCACGATGAGTGCCATCGGCAGCTACGCGCAGATCTTGTTCTGGGTACGTGCGCTGCAGGTAGTGACGTTGCTCTATGTGGTCCCGTTGTTCCTGGCGCTGTCCAGACCGGTCACAGTTGTGCAGGATGCGCTGGGCCCTGAAGGCCGTCGACGTGTCGACCGTCTGCTGAACGCTCCACTCACTCGGATACTCGCCCATCCGGCGACCACATCACTGGCCATGCTGGGCACACCGTGGCTGTTGTACCTCACACCGTGGTACACCGCCGGCCTGGAACACGAGTGGATCGCCGCAGTCACCCGTATTGCTCTGGTGTGCATAGGTTTTGGCTATTTTTATGCCCGACTGCAGGCAGACCCGGTGCCGCGTCGGTACCCCCAGCTGTTATCCCTGTTGATCACCGTCGGCGAGGCGATCGGCGATGGAATTCTCGGGCTGGTCATATGGCAGGGACCCCTGATCGCGCCGACGTACTATGCGGCGTTACACCGCACCTGGGGTCCCGATCTGCGGCTGGATCAGACGATCGGCGCCGGGGTTCTGTGGGTCCTTGGCGACGTGGTCGGGGTGCCGTTCGTCCTGTTGTTGATGCGCGCGCTGTCCCGTGACGAGAAGTCACACGCGATGCTGGTCGACGCCGAACTGGACAAGTCCGAAGCACCCGCGGGGGACAGCGCCCCGGCATCGGGTTTGTGGTGGGAGAACGACCCCGAACTGAGCCGGCGCTTCCGCCGGGAGAAGTAG
- a CDS encoding IF2 family translation initiation factor → MDETMTISNVPFAVLRFQYQLARYPLQFVEDRFVNRIRSEAPARLFYERALGMLDSTVGNALRDPELVRRGAALVERTDTLGRAAALDARATTRKQQADAKLDEARQQAVEDQKEARAATAQQIDEARSAAEERKREATQSARQRSESAKKRVESVADNRKQAAESARDRVAERTKAVEKVASRAAENKLADASEKRSEAAAKRSQANRVEDLADAEKKKRQAERSNGSS, encoded by the coding sequence GTGGATGAAACCATGACGATTTCAAACGTGCCGTTCGCGGTACTGCGGTTCCAGTACCAGCTCGCGCGCTATCCGCTGCAATTCGTCGAGGACCGGTTCGTCAATCGGATCCGAAGTGAGGCGCCCGCGCGCCTCTTCTATGAGCGCGCGCTGGGGATGCTCGACAGCACCGTCGGCAACGCGCTGCGCGACCCGGAACTGGTCCGGCGCGGCGCCGCGCTCGTGGAGCGCACCGACACGCTGGGGCGGGCCGCGGCCCTCGACGCGCGGGCAACCACTCGCAAGCAGCAGGCGGACGCCAAACTCGACGAAGCCCGCCAGCAAGCGGTCGAGGATCAGAAAGAAGCGCGCGCCGCTACCGCGCAGCAGATCGACGAGGCCCGCAGCGCCGCCGAGGAGCGCAAGCGCGAAGCAACGCAGTCGGCTCGTCAACGCAGTGAGTCGGCCAAGAAGCGCGTTGAATCGGTCGCCGACAACCGCAAGCAGGCCGCGGAGTCGGCCAGGGATCGGGTGGCGGAGCGAACTAAAGCCGTGGAGAAGGTCGCCTCGCGGGCAGCCGAAAACAAGCTGGCGGACGCGAGCGAAAAGCGCAGCGAGGCCGCCGCCAAGCGCAGCCAGGCGAATCGAGTCGAGGACCTGGCGGACGCCGAGAAGAAGAAGCGACAGGCCGAGCGCTCGAACGGGTCTTCCTGA
- a CDS encoding FAD-containing oxidoreductase — protein sequence MTEPLRFDAIVVGAGQAGPPLAGRLSAAGQRVAVIERQHVGGTCVNYGCIPTKTLVASAHAAHLARRGAEYGVGTGPVTVDMAKVKARKDDIMLKDRHGVEKWLDGMDGTTFFRGHARFEDPHTIRVGDQLLHGDRIFLNVGGRAVIPNIPGLADVDYLTNVTIMDLDTVPEHLVIVGGSYIALEFAQMYRRFGARVTVVERGPRLASREDEDVSATIREILEDEGIDVVTGADDVRVTKVDNGFELTPGSGADPVAGSHLLLAVGRQPNTDDLGLDAAGVQTDARGYVVVDDQLKTTVDHIWAMGDCNGKGAFTHTSYNDFEIVAANLLDDDPRRVSDRITTYALYIDPPLGRAGMTVEQARAAGRKVLVGKRPMTRVGRAVEKGETQGFMKVVVDAETDEILGAAIFGVGGDEAVHCVLDVMSAKAPYTTLSRTMHIHPTVSELIPTVLQEMSPLD from the coding sequence GTGACGGAACCACTCCGATTCGACGCCATCGTCGTCGGGGCCGGCCAGGCCGGACCGCCGCTTGCGGGCCGCCTGAGCGCGGCCGGGCAACGGGTAGCGGTCATCGAGCGCCAACACGTCGGCGGAACCTGCGTCAACTATGGGTGCATCCCGACCAAGACCCTGGTGGCCAGTGCGCACGCCGCGCACCTGGCGCGTCGGGGCGCCGAGTATGGCGTCGGGACCGGACCGGTCACCGTCGACATGGCGAAAGTCAAGGCCCGCAAAGACGACATCATGCTCAAGGACCGCCACGGCGTCGAAAAGTGGTTGGACGGCATGGACGGCACCACGTTCTTCCGCGGGCACGCCCGCTTCGAGGACCCGCACACCATCAGGGTCGGTGACCAGCTTCTGCACGGTGACCGGATCTTCCTCAACGTCGGTGGACGAGCGGTGATACCGAACATCCCCGGCCTCGCGGATGTCGACTACCTGACCAATGTGACCATCATGGATCTCGACACGGTGCCCGAGCATCTCGTCATCGTGGGCGGAAGCTACATCGCGCTGGAGTTCGCGCAGATGTACCGCCGGTTCGGTGCGCGCGTCACCGTCGTCGAGCGGGGACCTCGGCTCGCCTCACGTGAGGACGAAGACGTCTCGGCCACCATCCGGGAGATCTTGGAAGACGAGGGCATCGACGTGGTCACCGGCGCCGACGATGTGCGAGTCACCAAGGTGGACAATGGTTTTGAGCTCACGCCCGGTTCCGGAGCCGATCCCGTCGCGGGCAGCCACCTGTTGCTGGCGGTCGGGCGTCAGCCCAACACCGACGACCTGGGTCTGGACGCGGCCGGTGTGCAGACCGACGCCCGGGGCTACGTCGTGGTCGACGATCAGCTCAAGACCACTGTCGACCACATCTGGGCGATGGGCGACTGCAACGGCAAAGGCGCCTTCACCCACACCTCCTATAACGATTTCGAGATCGTCGCGGCCAACCTGCTCGATGACGATCCGCGCCGGGTCAGCGACCGCATCACCACCTATGCGCTCTACATCGACCCGCCGCTGGGGCGGGCCGGGATGACGGTCGAGCAAGCCCGCGCCGCAGGCCGCAAGGTGCTGGTGGGCAAGCGGCCGATGACCCGCGTCGGGCGAGCGGTCGAAAAGGGTGAGACACAAGGGTTCATGAAGGTCGTCGTCGACGCGGAGACCGATGAGATCCTGGGTGCCGCCATTTTCGGTGTGGGCGGCGACGAGGCCGTGCACTGCGTTCTGGACGTGATGTCGGCCAAGGCGCCCTACACGACGCTGTCGCGCACCATGCACATTCATCCGACAGTCAGCGAGCTGATTCCCACCGTGCTGCAGGAGATGTCACCACTGGACTGA
- the hisG gene encoding ATP phosphoribosyltransferase: protein MLRIAVPNKGALSEPASEILSEAGYRRRTDPKDLTVIDPLNNVEFFFLRPKDIAIYVGSGELDFGITGRDLALDSDAPVRERLALGFGSSKFRYAGPAGREWTVRDLAGKRIATAYPNLVRKDLAANGIDATVIRLDGAVEISVQLGVADAIADVVGSGRTLSLHNLVAFGEPLCDSEAVLIERAQEQSSAARDQLVARVQGVVFGQQYLMLDYDCPRSALDQATSITPGLESPTIAPLADPDWVAVRALVPRRGVNGIMDELAAIGAKAILASDIRFCRF from the coding sequence ATGTTACGAATCGCGGTGCCCAACAAGGGGGCGCTGTCCGAACCGGCCAGCGAGATCCTCTCCGAGGCCGGTTACCGCCGCCGCACCGATCCCAAAGACCTCACCGTCATCGACCCGCTCAACAACGTCGAGTTCTTCTTCCTTCGCCCCAAGGACATCGCCATCTATGTCGGATCCGGAGAGCTCGACTTCGGGATCACCGGGCGAGATCTGGCGCTGGATTCCGATGCACCGGTGCGCGAGCGGCTGGCTCTGGGCTTCGGGTCCTCCAAATTCCGTTATGCCGGACCGGCCGGACGGGAATGGACGGTGCGCGATCTGGCCGGCAAACGGATCGCCACCGCTTATCCCAACTTGGTGCGAAAAGATTTGGCCGCCAACGGAATTGATGCCACGGTGATCAGACTCGACGGCGCGGTGGAAATCTCGGTGCAACTCGGCGTCGCCGACGCCATCGCCGATGTCGTCGGTTCGGGCCGCACCCTGAGCCTGCACAACCTGGTGGCCTTCGGTGAGCCGCTGTGTGATTCGGAGGCGGTGTTGATCGAACGCGCGCAGGAGCAATCCAGCGCGGCCCGTGATCAACTGGTGGCGCGGGTTCAGGGCGTCGTGTTCGGCCAGCAGTACCTGATGCTCGACTACGACTGCCCGCGTTCGGCCCTGGACCAGGCCACCTCGATCACGCCCGGACTCGAGTCGCCGACCATCGCGCCGCTCGCCGATCCGGACTGGGTCGCCGTGCGCGCGCTGGTGCCGCGCCGCGGCGTCAACGGCATCATGGACGAGCTCGCCGCCATCGGGGCCAAGGCGATCCTGGCATCCGACATCAGGTTCTGCCGTTTCTGA
- the trmI gene encoding tRNA (adenine(58)-N(1))-methyltransferase TrmI has translation MSATGPFTVGERVQLTDAKGRHYTITLTPGAEFHTHRGRIAHDALIGLEQGSVVKSSNGAYFLVLRPLLVDYVMSMPRGPQVIYPKDAAQIIHEGDIFPGARVLEAGAGSGALTLSLLRAVGPQGRVVSYEARADHAEHARRNVSNFYGQAPENWQLIIGDVADSDLPDDSFDRAVLDMLAPWEVLDSVSRLVVAGGVLLIYVATVTQLSKVVEAVRAQQCWTEPRSWETMQRGWNVVGLAVRPQHTMRGHTAFLVATRRLAPGAVAPAPLGRKREGRDG, from the coding sequence GTGTCAGCAACCGGTCCGTTCACCGTCGGCGAGCGCGTCCAGCTCACCGACGCCAAGGGCCGTCACTACACGATCACCCTGACGCCGGGCGCCGAGTTCCACACCCACCGCGGCCGGATCGCGCACGACGCCCTGATCGGGCTCGAGCAGGGCAGCGTCGTCAAATCCAGCAACGGCGCGTATTTCCTGGTGCTGCGGCCGCTGCTGGTCGACTACGTCATGTCGATGCCCCGCGGACCGCAGGTGATCTACCCCAAGGACGCCGCGCAGATCATCCATGAGGGCGACATCTTCCCCGGTGCCCGGGTGTTGGAGGCCGGTGCCGGGTCCGGTGCGCTGACCCTGTCGCTGCTGCGGGCGGTGGGACCGCAGGGTCGGGTGGTCTCGTACGAAGCGCGCGCGGATCACGCCGAGCACGCGCGCCGCAACGTCTCGAATTTCTACGGCCAGGCGCCGGAGAACTGGCAGCTGATCATCGGCGACGTCGCCGATTCGGATTTGCCCGACGACTCCTTCGACCGGGCGGTGCTGGACATGCTGGCGCCGTGGGAGGTGCTGGACTCGGTGTCGCGGCTGGTGGTCGCCGGTGGCGTGTTGCTGATCTACGTCGCGACCGTCACCCAGCTTTCGAAGGTGGTCGAAGCGGTACGGGCCCAGCAGTGCTGGACCGAGCCGCGGTCGTGGGAGACGATGCAGCGCGGCTGGAACGTCGTCGGCCTGGCGGTGCGGCCTCAGCACACGATGCGCGGGCACACCGCATTTCTGGTAGCCACCCGCCGGCTGGCTCCGGGGGCGGTCGCCCCGGCGCCGCTGGGCCGCAAGCGCGAAGGTAGGGACGGCTAG